In Pyrus communis chromosome 15, drPyrComm1.1, whole genome shotgun sequence, the genomic stretch GTTTTGATATCATGAAGAAGTTAAGATCCCACTATAgaattaattggtaatatgaggagtagccaaCTTACTAAGAAGCTATGTAAAGTCGCTCCTCTCATTATTGTAGGATACATTCTTAATAACAATAAAGTCGGGCTCAATCACTAAAAAGAAGTCAACTTTCATCATCCTTCAAAACCTTATTTACAGATAATTGGTCACTTGACAAGTAACACTGGCTAAGGACTAGACTATATCAAACTCATTATTCACGTAAGTcgaatttgataaaataaattacaatttaTATTGATGATTCTGCTCCTAATTGTACGGGGGACTAAGGAAATTCCACATTGGAAACTTGATAAAATAAATTACAACTTATATTGAAAATTTCCGCTCCCAATTGCATTGAGACATTTTGCCATATGGCTGTTATGGTGGCCACTAGGTTGTTAACTTGGTTTATATTCATTTTGTGATAGTTTCTTAGTTAGTTTATAATCATTGtatgattttgtgcatcaacatacACCAATATAATGGATATCAAGATCATTAAGATCAAAGAGACTAAGCTAGAGCTAACTCCTTAAATctgatttatatatatttttatacaagcgatattagtGAAAAAGTGATCGAACTTGATATCTCAGTTTTAATTGTTGGTGCATTATATTTCATTTTGCATTGCCTTCGTGCAAAGGACACTGGCTTGAATTAGGGTTCTGTTATTTTCTATCTTTCTGCTTATTGTGGGCTTTTGTGCCTTTTGATTCTTCCAATAGTTTAGATTTTCTGCCTTCCTTTGAGTTGGCCCATATAGCcattcattttatgtttaatgaatttaatttgagaattgttattaacacttcaacaATCTTATTATACACTccacataaatatatttttctttctaattatagaaagtttggaataaaaaatgaaatttgtagagtgccaataataattatctttaattttttaccctaaaaaaaaaaacactggcTTGTACTAGAGGATAACCTTTTACTTTAGTGGTTGATTCAAACCAGAAGGTTATACCAATATATAGGAAACATCGAGGGAAAGTAAGCATAAGAAACAAGATGAAATGCATAAGAAACAAGATGAAAGAGGACAATCGCTACCAACAAACACCATAGATGAGTTCTCAAGCGTGTCGAGAATGGTTTGTGTGTTGCACTGAAACAAAAGAGGAAAAATTGGTGCAAATTTGGGGCATTTGCTGCACCAACTAATTCCCCTCTAACTGCCCCACCCCTCCAAGTCAAATGGGCCCCATGGAAGCAATCTTCTACTGTCTCTTTCTAACAATATATCTAAGTGTCTAATAATTAACaccaataattttttaattttgtatttgttgggtaatgccagaaaatcatctatttaaattatattttataaatcataCGATGTAATTgttaataattgaattattatttaagtgtttgatgaacatgtttgttttttattaatgtCACATTACATAATTTACAAATATGGTCTAAAAAGATAATTTGCCTAGCATTTTTCGTATTTGCTatatgttcttttgttttgaggTGGAGAGGGGATTGGTACACAGGGTTTTCATGGACTTTTGTGGGTTCTTTAGATTAGGTGATTGATTTAACTGAAGAGGTTAGAAATAAGTGACGTGTGCCATTTTATGATTGTTGTATAGGCATATCATCAATATTTTCCACTTCTAGGGCAGGTGGTTTTTATATAGGTTGAACTCATGAATATTATATGTAACTTTCACAATTTTAAGTGGATATAAATCGAAGTGGTGCGATAGAGTAAAACACCAAGCTCAAAGGTACCTGAGAAATCTCGTATTGTCTTCTCATTCATtgaaaattaagttaaaatacCTTAATTTACATGCACGTACATATATTGTTAGATTGTAAATTAAGTTGAAATACCTCAATTTACATGTCAAAttaatgtattatatttttaaattgtgaacCTAAATTACACATTCAAATGAAATATAATAACATAGTGATAAATTTACTATATGTACAATATAGAGATCTATCATAAGTTTGATAAGAGAATTTCCGTATAAACTTTacatacaaacaaaatatatgtttacaTACTAAATGTgggaatattatttttaagtacTTTTGCATTTTGGCTTGTACATGCGGGTATCCATAATCTCTAgtatgacacaccccaacctagATCGAGGTATGTTGGCTGTCATGCCTCGATCTAagttggggtgtgtcagtttggtatcaccaggggagtggatcctataagccttatatgtatattctcatctctacctagcacgaggccttttgggagctcacttgcttcggattccgtagaaactccgaagttaagcgagttcacgcgagagcattcccaggatgggtgacccactaggaagttctcgtgtaagttcccagaaacaaaactgtgagggcgtggtcggggcccaaagtggacaatatcgtactacggtggagtcgagttcGAGAtttggtgggggcccaggccgagatgtgacatagTATACGTAAATGTACATTCTACCACTCATATATGATATTCATAAAGGTTAGGTCAATGAAATTGTCCCACACCATCAAGATAGCCCCTGAAATtgaaatcgatcaatgtagtccctgaaaataggtgttgcaaatcaatgtagttattccgtcacaattttgtcaaaaaattatgttatgtgctgaggtggcacataaatggatcCCAAATTAAagtcttttattattattttttatcagaAATAGTCTATGAAATTGACCCCCAAGATGGTCTCTGAAAATGAAAATCGATCACTGTAATCCTAGAAATAactgtctcaaatcaatgtggtACTTCCATCACAATTCTATAAATGGATCCcaaaagtttaattaaattaaaaaaaaaaaaaaaggaagtatgtttaataatttaataatgaaTTATAAAAGTTGTCAACCCagaaaccaagtcctgcaatCACTTTTGATCCCAACCCATACTGCTCTACCTCCATCTATGGTAGCCTTCGTACTCtcttctctaaaaaaaattctcaagacACCCATCTTTACACCCTTCACCTAGGTAATTGGACCATGATCGAGACCACCTTTGGTGACGGCTTGGACTGGCAATGATTTTTGTGACACCACTGTCAATATTTGGATGATCAACaacctcacaaccttaatcttggagatCTTGTTGGTGCTCCCTCGGTGATCTTGGTGTTGGGGAGAACGGCGAGCTCTACCTTGAGATAATCTCACTGTGCAAAAAGGTGttttgacaacttttttaattgattattaaaCACACATTAACACATAAGAATTTTTTATAGAATTATGATAGAATGATCATATTAATTTACGACACTCATTTTTAAagactacattgatcaatttttaatttcaaagatcATTTTAATTCGTGGGTCAATTTCTAGGAACTTTTGTGATAAGAACCTTATTCATAATAAGTAGTAGACCGTAGCTTCTCAAGGTTAGGAATAAGCACTTGTAAAGTTCAAATTTAAGACGTAGTAAGGGTAAGTTGTTTGTGAAGCCATGCAAACAATGACGTACGAAGGGATCTCTTCTTGCGTGCATGAGTCGAGTTTTTTTATAAAGCGGTGACCTGCAACGTTGACATTGTGATTTGAAAGTTTCGCTCTTCAGCTTGGCATTAAAAAACTTAGTTATTGAAATTAGAGCAGCCCATGTTCTAGTTAATTTGTGTATAAATAGGCACCCCTAGTTTTTCAGGAAACATCAGGGAAGCAAGGGAGCAGCTGACCAAGTTAATTAAGTAAATTACGATCATATTCAGAAATTGATTAAACACAATGGGGAGATCTCCCTGTAGTGATGAAAGTGGTCTCAAGAAAGGACCTTGGACTCCAGAAGAGGATCAAAAGCTTGTGCAATATATTGAACAACATGGCCATGGAAGTTGGAGAGCTCTTCCAAAGCTTGCAGGTTTgcttataatatataattagcaTCTCTTAATTTGTTGATTAAATAGTTAGTTTACGACAACTATCCTCGACAGCTTAAGCAAACATTATTACTATCCATAACACGCGAATGCATCGTTTCTCACCACCATTATATTGAGATTTGAGTTTAAGATCTCTTTTATGACATTGGGTGATAAGATTTGTTGATTTTATCAATTTCAAAAGGGAATATTTTTTCTCACCACTCTATTTATCACCATTAGATAAATTAAATCTCCAGATCTGTGTAATAGATAtatataaatctcaaaattttaaactcatCCAACGGTGATAAATAAAGTGGTGAGCATTATCACCACTGGATGGTAGTGGGCAAAAATGCACCCATTTCAAATATCATTTTCTCTTTTGTAGGTCTCAATAGATGTGGCAAGAGTTGCAGGCTAAGATGGACGAACTACTTAAGACCTGATATCAAAAGAGGCAAATTTTCTGAAGAAGAGGAGCAAACAATTCTTCATCTCCATTCTATCCTTGGAAACAAGTAATGCTTTATTCTACTTCTCTTGGTTCCATGATTAAATACATCAAAGTTTTCAACCGTTCCTTCTATATATATGCGTGTGTTTGCATaaatattaaaacttgttttttCTTACTTACAAGATGGTCAGCAATTGCAACACACTTAGACGGCCGAACGGACAATGAAATCAAGAACTTCTGGAACACACatttgaagaagaagctgaTCCAGATGGGTTTTGATCCAATGACCCATCAGCCAAGAACTGATCTATTTTCCAGCTTATCTCAGCTTTTAGCCCTAGCTAACCTGCAGGATCTCATGCAGCAATATCAGCCCATAGATCACATTAATCAACATGCTGCAACATTACAAGCAGATCAAGCAGTTCAGTTGTCCAAGCTTCAATACATGCAGCATTTACTTCAATCCGTACCTTATACAAGCAGCACTGACAATTACAGGCACAACAGAAACACCGagatggaaatggaaatggaTGATCAGGCTTTTAATTTGCTAAACTCAATTAATATTTCTCCCatcaaagaaaacccaaattttaATTCACCACAACTGGAAAATCCAAGCTCATTTTCTGATCACGGATATGGTCGTAATTCTTCTCAACCACTCCACCAACATCAAACCCTACTGCCTTATGACCTAGCAGACCCACAAGTCCCTTTCAGTTCTCTACCATCTTTGAATAACAGTGATCATGAAATGGGCCAGGGCTCCAACTTTAAAATGGTCAGTAGTCAAGAAAATAACCTACCCGATGAATCTCCATGGTTTAATAATCTTTTATCTCCTACTGCTCCCTCTATTCCTCCCTCTATTCCTCCAACCAGCAATGTTCCTGGAGATGCGTGCTGCAGCAGTTCTACCTATGGAGGCAGAAGTAGTACTTCTTCATCCTACTGGCCTGAACTATTTCTTGAGGACGCCAATTATGGTTGACAATTCTTAGTTAAATATTATTTCACAGATTCTCCCTGAATATAGTGACTTATTGCATGCATTTGCAAGCGTATATATGCCAAATACAGATACGTGTATGTCATGCATATCAATGTATACTTGTACATGTACAACTAGCTTGTATATTTACgcattatatacatatatatggacATTATTGTTTTGGGATGAGTATTTTAAATTTACTCTCCTCCCTCTTTGTCATTGTGAATTATTTGTTCATTCGTCTgtttaattctctttttttataaaaactgttTTGAAAAATTTATGGTTGGACCACTTTTTACAAGACCCGGACTTTTGTCATACAGTATAGTGCTAATTTATCATCTTTTAGAAGGAAATCTTTGTGTGcggtaattttttttgttgcacTTTAATAAGTTATTAATGTATAcgtgttaaattgtgatttgcaAGCATGTAAAAATAACTTCTTACATGTTACGAGCCAAGTAGTGTAAACTTCAATTACCACATTTATGTTAAAGTCTGGTTGCTCAAATTGTCGAGCCTTATGATTACGGTATGGTTTTTGGACATAGGGCTGTTTTATTAgtcaattttaaacataaatcaATGTCCTAAGCCGCTACTTACCCCAAAATAGAAGAGTACAAATTATGTAATTCACACTTTTTTTAACTTACTAACACATCACCCACATTATCATACGGTGTTACTGTTACTCAAGAAAACATGGCAACCCATGATCTTGGCAATGTCGCAAAATATGTTTGCAAAGTTGTGCATTTCTCACTTTCTTAAGACAATCACTAGCTAACGAggtctaatttatttattttttatcaacaaGAGGGATTCTAGAAACTCCTGTCCTCCTCCTTTTCCTTCGTATTCATGTGAAGAGTGCTTGCTTCCTAGTCTTATGCAAGGTTTTATCTTCTCCCTAGGTTTCGATAGATTTGTGTCAAATTTACCTTGCATGGTTAGATATTTGACAAATCTGCTAGTTTAGGCTTAAGCAATCACATATTTGAtaaatttgatgtttttttttcctaaaagcCAATCAAGAATAAATCACACACTGACATATGTTTTAACTTCTCACAACTGCCTTTGTGGTGTCCTAAGCCATTAGTACTAGGCCATGTGTAGACAGTCTTACATGACCTCGTATTAGTGGCTAGAGATAGTGATGGGCTGGTGGTGAACTTGTTCATTGAAATCTCCCTCCCCCATAGCAATGTATCATTGACTTTGAACACCATAATGATATATCGTTGCATATAAGTGAAAAACATTCATAGTAGAAGCAATCCGGTTATTTAtagcttttttcttttggttgaagGCTGtcatatattaattatatttaagtCGTTCATGGACTCATGATTGTCAAAGCAACATAGAAATGTAAGGTTGATTAGGTTTCTTCCTCCAACCATTTTTCCCAACTGAAAGAAATAAACTTCAGCACCACCTAACCTATCCCATGGTTGTACACCACTCCAAGTTTCTGATGTCATCGTAATCATGTTAAAGACGTTTGTTACGTCATGGCAATCATgacaaataacatttttggtCTAAACAAAGCATGGAAAGGATGGCTCTTTGTTTCCTAAAATTCAATGGCGATATTCTgcttaatttttgtatttttaaataaagataTAATAGTTAAAATATCTGAAGCATCCCGTATTATGGAACAGCGTGGAAAATTCTGTTTGTTAATAGTACACGGCACTTATTCATTGCTCTGATCAGCGTATGGTCTGTAAATCTGCTAGGgtgactaaaattttaaatcaaataatatgtcGTCAATAAGAAACAAGTACGTTAATCTACacttaattaaaaattcaacatctacaaccacatcatttggtttgcaactttggtataaaaaatttgatatcCCTAGCAATAACCAACGTGTTTTACGTCCTTTATTGTAGGAATTATTGGAACTCAATCTGGGATACTACTCAcctagaaaaggaaaaaagaataaaaagcaATGCAACAACGTAATCGCTCTTGACAAAGTAGTTTTAAGCATTTACTTCTACACTCGAGGTTCTATTCCCGACCCCTTCTCTCCAGTATACCTTGTATTTATTCTGGAAACCTTGATGGCCACAGGCCCTTGATTGACCGAAAGATAAGAGAAGACACAAAAACATAAATCTTACTAGTTACATAACCTTAAAGCCATATGCTTTTCTTAAGCATTCCTTTCTAATTATATTGGACCAAAGGTCCATTTCAACCGTTCAGATCTGCATATAGAACGACGAACGACCCACAACCATTAACAAATTATTAAGTGATTTAGCCAAACCCTCCCCACAAACTAGGGTAATTAGTACTTAGTAATTACCACCAGTGCCTGCTCACTCACCACCAAACCTCCTAATGACCTAGAGCTAACTTAGTCAGTCTATCCTTTGGTCCTCTATCTAGCCAATGCTACATGTTTTATTCAGTACTCAACAGATGCCTAATTACTAAAAGAAAAGACCTATGATTGCCATTGACCATAACTATCTGAAGGTTTAGTAATCCGAAAGAGAAACTACTTGGGAGTTAATACAAAGTTTGACAAGACATGAGATACTAAAATCAAAGCAATATACAACCTCTACTTATAAGGTCGTACCCCCACCATCTGATAAAGGGATGCAGCAGCCGCAGCAGCAGTAGGAACAACCCCAGTTGAAATACCCGGTTTTGACAAATGCAGGAGCCTGAGAAATCAATTCCAAGTGTACGAGTCAAGTAAACAAATTTTCATCATGTGCATCATAAACCTTAAAATCAGTTTGCCTAATCATGGTTAAGGACCAACAATTATCAGGTTTATGCAAATAATATGCACTCTCATGTAGTCTCATCACTTATAATATGATCAACCATTGTGCAAGAAATAGTCAATTTGGATCGCTTGGGCCGTTATGACTGCTGATCAACCAACCAACCAACTCTTATTTATGAATAAGAGAAGGTAGAGGTTGTCCAGCCTATAGATAAACCAGACACAAATGGACCATTCTGTTTGGTTTTCAAGCGTAGACAGTTGGGACCCCTAGCCATGAGACATACAAGGAATTAATGCTTCTTGATAGAAAAAGGAAACTTATGATGCAAGATATTCACAAAAAGATGATACTGCAGCAACAACATCAGTATAGTTTTCAGATGTAGCAGGAGCTGTTACTTCAACATCAGTATAGTTTCCAGTTGTAGCATCTTATTAACTGATGACACGGTCACACTGATCTGCGTGCCCTTCTGGAAATGGAAGGAAAATCCCACCCTTAGCAGCTCATGGTCCAAATTGTATCCAAGTGCATAAAAAAAGCGAAGCACAttctttcttgttttgcttTCAACCACAGATCTTACTAGCACTGAAAGTTGCTCAGCACCTGCACCTCTCATTGCACCCCCTATCTGCCTTATACTACTGCAGAATCTAGAATTAGGCAAATATGCAAAAGTATGAAGGTAAAACACAAACTCATACATGTCAATGAATATGACAGGGAAGGGTCATACCATGTTGGTTCAGTTTGTTCAATATCGCATATAATTGAACCTCTGATGCTACAGCCTCTATAGAAAGGAAGATCATAACTAGTGACAACCTACAAAATAACCTCTTTATGTGCTATTCATCGGATATCTACTGAACCAGACCATACTAACaacaaataatgaaaaattaacaTGATTGTGTGAGAAGTCGTAGTCAATAAATGAAAGATACTGTATACGATTGTTGTCAGTCCTAAAGACTTCAAAGAAATAAGAAACTCTAGAAAATTTCATCTAACAGTCCCATGCATCTCACATTGGAAAAGTAACAGATAAAAAAGACAACAGACATCTGGGAAAAATTTCTTAATAATGCCCACCACTGAGTCTGACACCAGGGGAGGCTTTCAACATATCTTAAAATGAGCTCACGAAAGGCAAAAGAGCTGTAATGAACATGGCTTAATTGTGTAGTAAATGTGTTTAGACATAGTATCCTAACCACTCGGATCGAAATTAAAAGAGGAAAGAAATCAATTACCAAGGTTTGGGCCACTTTTAAGGCATAGGACCCTCAATTTTTTCTTGCTAACACCACAAAGGCCCTGAAAAGGGCCTCAACATGCTGCAAAATGCAAACCATATTTTAGATGCAGCTCCAAACACTTCCCACAGAAAGGGGGAAAAAGGGATTCTTCTAGTTATTTTAATTACaactataaaacaaaatatatccAATAAACACGAATAATTTGTGCATGCAAGGGGAAAAAAAACTACTAAATCAAATGACCATAACATAAATTCTTTTTGGGATAACTACATTTTACACGTCCTTATATATTGCGAATTTTAAAACGAGCCAACaaggttttaattttctcacattGCAGTATAAGGTTTTGAAATTGTTTCACTTTATGCTTGTTGTCCATTTGTCTGTCTCACCCTTCATTAGATTGATAACTTGGCAAATGTGAACTCGCTTCTAGGCTGCGCAAAAGCCACACTTGTACCATTGCAACCAAATTGTACAAACTGTTTGTCATTTTGGGAGAACTCGAAGCTCCATAATGATTATTTTTGGTCCATGTATCGCTGTTACCAAATCGTCAATTTAACTCAGGAATAGAATGTCAAACACCCATAAGGCACAAATTACTATGATTCTAACACATTGACCTCAAATGAAGTATTTGGTAACCTTGGCTAGTATACATCCACCGAAAAGTGACCACCAAGCaaaagattcaattttttttctcatctAAGAGCAAATTTGCAAATGCAGAAATTGTATACCAAAATATAGTCCAATTCAACCCCCAAAAGTAAGTAAAAAACTCACCCGTGTTTCTATAATTCCTTGGACCATGCACTCCATGAATTTGGTACACTTGATCTCACACTTGCAGAAGTTCCTATGAATTCCTGAAAGACAAAACGAAGAGAAAAACGAAAACCCAATAAACTGTAAAGTAAAATAAGTAGAAATAAAGGGACAAAATGTGAGaaatcaaaacataaatttcTGAGAGAGTAAATTAAAGTATGAGAAAATACTAACCAGGTTTGCTGCACCTATATTGCGGAAGCAGCAGGGTGAAAAtatggagagagaaagagagagagagagagagagagagagagagagagaagagggggtTCGGGGTGTTAGAATTCAAAAGCTTGGAGAAATCGAGTGAATAGCTATGGTGGCAAAGCGCATTTGATTGTGGCCAATGGCCATGGACACTGTAAAAAGTGGAAAGCGTGAGTGAACAAAACAAAGATGCCTTTGCTTAGTTCAACATTTTTGGGCCCTTGAATCGTACTTCGAAAGCCCCTTTTTGTTTTGGGTCTAAACGAGGTGAGGATTTGAACTCGGCCGTAAATGGAGAAGCACACTATTATAGAGGAGATGTCGAACgtcaaatattaaaatttaaatttgatcatTTATGCGACAATTtgatatattaaaattttgaactaCACTCGATATGTCAAAATAAGTATTTTTGTTCGATCAAGTCGTTGTTGTTCATTTTAGATGATTTTGATGACGTAGACATAATAATTTAGTATCAAACTCGTCATTTATGAGAGTTAAACTTAAGAGCTCCaacttaaaaatgaaaaagaatactaTTGTACGGTAGTGCTCAGTGATGACAATAATGAGTTTAAGTCCAGACAAAATATTGAggtgttg encodes the following:
- the LOC137718753 gene encoding transcription factor MYB53-like is translated as MGRSPCSDESGLKKGPWTPEEDQKLVQYIEQHGHGSWRALPKLAGLNRCGKSCRLRWTNYLRPDIKRGKFSEEEEQTILHLHSILGNKWSAIATHLDGRTDNEIKNFWNTHLKKKLIQMGFDPMTHQPRTDLFSSLSQLLALANLQDLMQQYQPIDHINQHAATLQADQAVQLSKLQYMQHLLQSVPYTSSTDNYRHNRNTEMEMEMDDQAFNLLNSINISPIKENPNFNSPQLENPSSFSDHGYGRNSSQPLHQHQTLLPYDLADPQVPFSSLPSLNNSDHEMGQGSNFKMVSSQENNLPDESPWFNNLLSPTAPSIPPSIPPTSNVPGDACCSSSTYGGRSSTSSSYWPELFLEDANYG